From Triticum aestivum cultivar Chinese Spring chromosome 7B, IWGSC CS RefSeq v2.1, whole genome shotgun sequence:
CAAGCCATAGGAGTAGAGATTTAGGAGTAGAGATCAACTGTAGTTAAGAGGTTCCTTCTGTAAGttcgaaaaagaaagaagaaaaaaagagctTCCTTCTGTAAATGTGCCCTGAGGCCACACATTAGCTCCATCGTATCCCTTCACTTCACATCCAATGGCCTATTATGCGTCACCCACGGGCAAGTCCGGCTCGGGCCCCAGTGCTGGCGAGGATGAAGATGAGTAGAACTTCTATGATACAATCAGTCGTTTAAGTTTTAGACCTAgtcttgtagtttaaatttgaactatcTATCAAGTGGCATGCTATGTGCGAAACTATTTATCTAGCAGTTTAATTTGCTTGTATTTGATGAACTATACTTGTGGAACTACTGTGATGTTTATTGTGCGAACTAAATGTTTGAAATCGAATAGGAAATCTGGTGAAGTTTACGGGATCTATTCTATCGATCTGTCCGCTGTCCCGCAAATTTTGTTTACACTATACCGGatgtgctagagatgctctaagaggtTTCTTCTGTAAATGTGCCACGAGGCCACGCATTAGCTCCATCGTATCCTTTCGTTTCACATCCAATGGCCCAGTATGCGTCGTTGCATCTGGTGGATACTCTCTTGCTTGGCCTGGCCTCTCCTCTGAATTTGGGGACGGGAGGTCACCACCGCATCGCCAtggctcccgccgccgcccgcctcctcccaGCCGCCATGCCTACTACCCCTCACCATCCCCTGAACTGGTGCAGGtcagccgccgcacgccgcccttCACCTAGCATGCGCCTTCTTCGCTCAAACTCGCGGATCCTGGTCGTCGCCTCCGCGCAGTCCAACCTCTCCAAaggtccctcccctcccctcctctccttcctcaaTTTGATTAATTATCCAATCTGTTTGCGTGTAGTGCTTCTGTGTATTTGTATTCGGGATTGTTTGTTACCACGACCCAAGAAGATTCTGAATCGATTCCATGTCACTGAATTAATTGTGCTGAATGAATCTCCTCTCCgtattgtttatttgtttgtttggGGATTATTTGTTATATATACCAGCGCGAGCAAGCCTGCTGCCTATTGTTTGTTGTTTGAGCAGAAACTGGAAATTTAGCTCTCATGCAAGTTCATGTTAACTCCCATCCCACTTCTTATTCTCAACATGTATTACATGGGTCTGTAGAACCCTTCTTTTCCTATCAATGCATTGGCACACAATCCTTTTTTTTCTTTGCGTTTTCTCAGCTTCCAGGTAAGAAATTAAGCGAAATTTATATGTTCTCACTCAAAGTCTGAAACTAATACTTCTTCTACAGACTCAACACGTACAGCACACCCAAATATGCGCATATGCTCCTAGCTTCTTCTCATGACACGCATGGAGTGGTCTTGTTCATTTCAGGGTGTGGTATTGCCACTTAATTAGTTCCCTCCAGCTGTAATTTTCTGACTGTATAtatgtggtgtgtgtgtgtgtgtgtgtgtgtgtgtgtgtgtgtgtgtgtgtgtgtgtgtgtgtcccatgATATGTATCCACATGCATCCACACCTCATGAGTTGGTGCTTATTTTTGCAAGGATGCCTTTGTGTTGTACCCTGTTCCTGCTAGTGCTAATGCTCTGTGGCCTTGTTTTTCTCTCTTTCATGATGAAATTCCAAATATCTATTTTATCTAACACTCCTGCATATCACTACAGCTGTTCAAACAACATGGAGGGTCGGTAAGGAAGCCGTGGATGCTGGAAGTGCTCTTGTCCCAGTATGTCACTCTTGCTTACCCATTTAGTATGTATGTCACTTCATTCCACTGAATTTTACTTCTGTCGGAAAAATACACTGGAGTGTGGTTGGTTGGCTTTTGAAACTGAACTAGTTTGGCCTTCTGTTCTGATGTGTGACAGGGTTCAGTTCCACGCCCAATAGCTAGGATAGGCGTGACATTTGTTGCCGTGTCTGTCGCCCTTTTTCTGCTCAAGTCCGTCATTTCCACCGCATTGTTTGTACTGGTATGTACCCACAACGTTCTTGACATGGCTCAGCTTACAACTCATAATTAACAATGTGTCCTGCACAATGCTCAATGTCAATAATTTTTATGTTCGCTACATCTCAATAATGTTTAATAATCAGAATTCCTTTGCCCTGTTGTGTCCCCTTGCTGCAATTTTCTGTGGTTTCTCAAGTCAGATTGATGATTGGTCTGATGGTGCCAGGCAATGATGGGACTTATATACTTCGCCTTCCTGGCGATGAATCCGAAAGAGGGTTCGAGGAGCGTGAATGAAGGAGACAGTCCTCCGTCGGACGACCCTGCCGAAGAAGCCCGGCGCATAATGGAGAAATACAAGTGAAGAAGAACCTTATTTTGGTGAGTCTACTCTGAAGTCTGAATAGGTATACAGAGAAATACCAGCTGTGGCCTTGGATGGATCTGGCTTTAGATCAACAGAAGTGAATTCTTTCGTATGGCTACATACTGGGGTTTGGTTTTTTCGGCAAGATGAGTTGTTGTACAATACTGTTATTATTATACTGTATAGTGGCTAGTGATCTGATTATAATGGAGCTGGGATTCAGAGACATGGCGGTGTTCCTTAATTTTCGGTACTACTACTTGGGTTCCTGCCTATTAATCTCTTGTTACATACTCCAGCGCAGTAGAGTAGAGTAGAGTTGATTGACTGGTTAGCAAAGGTGGGAGGGGGACTGCGAATTAGCTAGATCCAAAATGCACATTACATTCAGCTAGAAACCGTATGCTTCCAAAAAAAAGTGCACATGATATTCAGGAAACTGGCATCTTAATTTTGCCTGTTTGCGTCAATAATTTACATGGGATGCAGCAGCAGCTTTGGGAAGATGAGCGGTGCTGGCATTGCCAAGCTCGGCCTCGGCTTCCCTCACGAGTTTGTCCAGGTATAGGTGCAGGTCGAGGTCGAAGTCGAAGTCGACACAGGTGGTGGTGTCGGCTGACAGCTCGAGCATGGCCAGGAACTCGTCCTCGACCCTGTCCAGTTCTCGATCCAGTTTCATCTTGTCTTGGTCACTGTTGCCATCGATGATGGTGGCGGCCAGGCTCTCGGAGGGCGGCCGCGTGAGCTCCTTCTCGATGATGATGAAACCAGCCGATGACTCGTCGCCAGAGTCGTACTGGAtgccatgctgctgctgctgctgctggtggtggtggttgtggctCTTGTTGGTGGTGTTGATCCCCCGCCGTCGCTGGCGACAGCATGCTGGCAGTGGCAGGCAGCAGCCAGTGGCGGTAGAAGGTGGTGGCAGTGAGAGCAGCTTGCGGTGGAGCGCGAGGGTGAGCAGGCCCCCAGCCGTGGCGCCGGTGAGCGGGTAGGTGAGGACGCCCGGCCGCTCGGCGCCAAGGTGGACCTggaggtgctgctgctgctgctgatggtgCCGTTGTCCTGGGTGTCTCAGGGTCAGGGAGACGGTGAGGACGGCTTTGAGGGAGGGGGTGATGGCGCTACAGTGGAGCAGGAGCACCTGGCTGCAGAAGTCGCCGCTGCCGCCGGAGACGGAGGTAGAGGCACGCTGAGCCGCCCTTGCTTCATGATAATGATCCGctccatcatgatcatcatcaccaaGATCATCAAGAGGATGGACATGAGGAGGATGCTGAACAAGCCGGCATGTTAGTTCGATCCCGCCAACGGAGGCGGGCAGGCCGGCCACGCGCTGCGCCTGCAGgcacaccaccgccaccaccatggTGCTATCCTGCTCGTCTTCTTGGCCATGGGCTAGCATCATCAGACAGATGAACGCGTAGTATGCGTGTGGAAGTGCGATTGAGCACGGAGACGAAAGGGAATGGATGCATCATCAGAATctaagtagtagtagtagatgtggcGGTGGAGTCAAGAAGGGTGTGTGTGGAAGTGCGAGTACGGAGAGGTGACGCGGCCCGGCCGGCCATGGATTTGGATTTGATCTGGACGGCTCCATTATCCTATTGCTTTActgctccccatgaacacaacacaACAGAGGATGTACCTGCCATCTAACACGTGTTTTGCTACTAATAATCCTATTAATTTGAAGGAAATGCTTTCTTATTTCGAGCTAGTACTTATTTGTCGGCATCGGACCTTTCTCCGGAGCTGTCATTTAGCGGCAAGACGGCGACTCATTAACCTATCTAGGTTACTTCACTTGTAGCTCCCTCCGTGCTGAAgtacttgtcgcgaaaatggatttttagttttagatttattCATTTCTATCCATTTTTATGATAATTAATTTGACACAGAGGGAATACCAAACTACTAATCAACCTGAGCTTTCATTAGAGCAGCTTTAGCCGCAGAGTCCATATCAGCAGCCATCATAATGTGTGTGAAGCGCATTCTATAATTCAGAAATGTTAAAAATCTGACGTTTGTTGGGTGAGGATGGCAAATTAGAAATTTCTAAGCAATTTATGTTGTTGTGAGGACAGCAATTTTCTTCGCAACCACGACAAATCCTCCCGAAAAATTGAACATGGCGGATTTCCATGTTTGCTAAAAGAAATTGCTTTCCCAGCAACACATAATTTGGCACAAAATAGTTTAATTTGCCATGCTGACCCAGCGACAATTCGCTGGTTATCAAATTCTTAGTATTTTGACACTTCTTCTTCGGTACAATCCCCTAAACACAACAACGGCTGAGATCGCTCCATACCCCTTCATTAAAAAGGGTAGGATCGTCCCAGCACATAAAAAGCCGCCGTCCGCGCGACGGGGCTGTACCCGCGCGACGGGGGCTCTACACCGACTACCCCGTACACGCGTCCGTCCGCGTACGTACGACGACGACCGAAGGAGACGACGACCGAAGGAAAAAAACGACGTGACGTGTCGAGCGGCGTAGTCGTGGCGACGTGGCGTCGGCTGGACGGGAAAAAAATAAGACGACGCGACGTGTGGGGACGGGCAGTTGTGTGCCGTCTAAGCGTCGGTCAAGGGCGGTTCCCGACGCGGCGGCAGGCCCGATGCGCCATTAATGCCGGCGTTACGCCGGGCGTCGGTCACCTATCGGACGGCCTCCCCCACCCACCGACGCCTGCCTTTAAAACACCGCTCGTCGCCCCGTCTGCCTACCCCCACTCCAGTCGATGCGCCTCGACCCGCTTACCCCACCCAGCGACGCGCTCCACCGACGACGAGCTCCCATTCCCCGGCGGCCTCCATGGCGtccgagggcgacggcggcggtagCTCGTGGACGACGAGCCTCGGCACGCCGGAGACAGACGAGCTCACCCGTCTTGGGCTGATGGTGCCGCCGGGCTGCCGTCTGCCGCGCGTGTTCCACATCACCGCCGACGGGTACCCGACGAGGGGGCCCGGCGCGATGCCGGCCGAGCTCCGCGAGCACGAGGGCGGCCGGTGGAACATCGTCGGCCGAACGAGATTTTGGAAGGGCAAAAACTTCTGGTCCGTCGTTGCGCAGGCTCGTCGGGAGTTGTGGCTCGTCGTCGGGCCCGGGTGGCTTGTCGTCGGGCCCGGGCGGCTCGCCGTCTGCCGCGCGCCGGCCCCGCCGTCCCTCTCCGGCGGCCGCGCTGTCTCCGAGCTCGTCCCGCCGTCCGGTTCCCGCCATCGCCCGGCCCGACTCCCCTCCCGTCGTCGAGATCCCGCCGGAGCAGTTCGCACTGCGCAAGGACGGCGACCCCGACGACTGCCCCGGCTATCTCATCGCACTGCGGGCGTCACAGGCAgaagcggcggccgcggcggcgatgGCTGAGGCGAGAGAGGCCGCCGAGCTGCAGGCCGCACTCGATgcggcggcggctatggcggcgaCAGCAGAGGCCGCCGAGCTGCAGGCAGcactcgaggcggcggcggctatggcggcggcagcagaggccgccgagctgcaggcagcactcgaggcggcggcggccatcGAAGCGGTGCAGCCGCACGTGGCTTAGGGGGAGGACGACGGAGGCTACTGGGACGACGGCGTCAAgagcagcgacgacgacgacggtgacgTCGGTGCCGGCGACATCGTGGACCTCGCCG
This genomic window contains:
- the LOC123162251 gene encoding uncharacterized protein gives rise to the protein MAQYASLHLVDTLLLGLASPLNLGTGGHHRIAMAPAAARLLPAAMPTTPHHPLNWCRSAAARRPSPSMRLLRSNSRILVVASAQSNLSKAVQTTWRVGKEAVDAGSALVPGSVPRPIARIGVTFVAVSVALFLLKSVISTALFVLAMMGLIYFAFLAMNPKEGSRSVNEGDSPPSDDPAEEARRIMEKYK